One Ranitomeya imitator isolate aRanImi1 chromosome 1, aRanImi1.pri, whole genome shotgun sequence DNA window includes the following coding sequences:
- the TACC3 gene encoding transforming acidic coiled-coil-containing protein 3, with amino-acid sequence MSLQILNDENFGCDIAAEPCDFLFTPPPGTGRPSILRPSQRDNLPPKSAVKGMKVTFQTPMRDPQTHRIVTPSMANKQDGMFTLDDCAQALEQLHLSSSHLISGDSNITSEPTTLPEDEIQLMSMGAYTIDFDNLGDINPFTSGNKMVNSPMKAEPAAGVLAEPAAGVLAEPAAGVLAEPAAGVLAEPAAGVLAEPAAGVLAEPAAGVLAEPAAGVLAEPAAGVLAEPAAGVLAEPAAGVLAEPAAVVLAEPAAVVLAEPAAVVLAEPAAGVLAERLPDLEVKSMWETPIDTTLADQTMSLLGATQLNPDSPVIVQLRPGSVEVSSKSSLDDTVPLTESNPAPEEPTRMAADEAVDGSPTEEAESVSMDTIAAGVVQNPNSAGDDTSPPDVPNSPPLPKATYKFDPDQIDCIDPFNTGGSKVQNSPKNPDSENGDNPKGEPLKLEFDFGGGDATVKKPPPKLLGKRLGVKPLAKKVAPKVAVPEKPKEQAPPQPSEPEGDVIVPKASYNFDWDKFDDPNFNPFGSGGTKIAGSPKAVKAAGDAPCVKEEDSPPKADTGEAVEESSKKDDDDASGNIETTVEEVGAAEEKTGDVTQENKVDDAKIVTKEPAATLTEGNPPETLATLEYNALPPNVGLVDSDFGATLQMDFTSADEFDFKPATELEGFGQPIEIDYLENFGSSSFKESALRKQSLYLKFDPLLRESPKKSAAAGTAVVSDVPLRSGTELFGSLPEPSFPVNLCLENEEKPRGLDLLGTFTISDNAPLIPDPINIVPPSDPFLLPSDVGAIVEVLKYSQMDMDGAIEQVRLEVQAKDLEVVEWKNKHKKLYLEYLEMGKIVSEFESTITQMLEDSQRQKELSKQELHKAVEEKQQVQMDLNSMEKSFSELFKRFEKQKDVLEGYRKNEEALKKCVEDYLARIKKEEQRYQALKAHAEDKLNRANEEIAQVRSKAKGEATALQAALRKEQMKTQSLERSLEQKTKENDELTKICDDLILKMEKI; translated from the exons ATGAGTCTGCAGATATTAAATGATGAAAATTTTGGGTGCGACATAGCAGCAGAGCCGTGCGACTTCCTGTTCACCCCTCCTCCGGGCACCGGCCGCCCCTCCATCCTGCGTCCTTCACAGAGGGATAATCTGCCTCCAAAGAGTGCGGTGAAAGGCATGAAG GTGACGTTTCAGACGCCGATGAGGGATCCACAGACTCACAGGATTGTAACTCCGAGCATGGCCAACAAGCAGGACGGCATGTTCACGCTGGACGACTGCGCTCAGGCACTGGAGCAGCTGCACCTCTCCTCCAGCCA TTTGATTTCGGGAGATTCTAATATTACAAGTGAGCCCACCACCCTTCCTGAAGATGAGATTCAATTGATGAGCATGGGAGCATACACGATTGATTTTGACAACCTAGGGGATATCAATCCATTCACAAGTGGGAATAAAATGGTGAATTCACCTATGAAAGCTGAGCCTGCGGCCGGTGTCCTCGCTGAGCCTGCGGCCGGTGTCCTCGCTGAGCCTGCGGCCGGTGTCCTCGCTGAGCCTGCGGCCGGTGTCCTCGCTGAGCCTGCGGCCGGTGTCCTCGCTGAGCCTGCTGCCGGTGTCCTCGCTGAGCCTGCTGCCGGTGTCCTCGCTGAGCCTGCTGCCGGTGTCCTCGCTGAGCCTGCTGCCGGTGTCCTCGCTGAGCCTGCTGCCGGTGTCCTCGCTGAGCCTGCTGCCGGTGTCCTCGCTGAGCCTGCGGCCGTTGTCCTCGCTGAGCCTGCGGCCGTTGTCCTCGCTGAGCCTGCGGCCGTTGTCCTCGCTGAGCCTGCGGCCGGTGTCCTCGCTGAGCGTTTGCCAGACCTGGAGGTGAAAAGTATGTGGGAGACTCCTATTGACACTACTCTTGCTGATCAAACTATGTCTTTATTGGGGGCTACCCAATTAAATCCAGATTCTCCGGTCATTGTACAGCTCCGCCCTGGAAGTGTTGAGGTGTCCAGTAAATCTTCTCTAGATGATACAGTACCTCTGACTGAGTCTAATCCCGCCCCTGAGGAGCCAACACGTATGGCAGCAGATGAAGCTGTAGATGGCAGTCCTACAGAAGAGGCAGAATCTGTTAGTATGGACACCATTGCTGCAGGAGTGGTACAAAACCCTAATAGCGCAGGTGACGATACATCACCACCCGATGTTCCAAATTCTCCCCCACTCCCAAAAGCCACCTACAAATTTGACCCTGACCAAATTGATTGTATTGATCCATTTAATACTGGCGGGTCAAAAGTTCAAAATTCCCCTAAGAATCCAGATTCTGAAAATGGAGATAATCCTAAAGGTGAGCCGTTGAAACTGGAGTTTGACTTTGGAGGAGGTGATGCTACTGTCAAAAAGCCACCGCCCAAATTGTTGGGGAAGCGTCTTGGTGTCAAACCGTTGGCTAAGAAAGTTGCTCCCAAAGTAGCCGTGCCAGAGAAACCTAAAGAACAAGCTCCTCCTCAGCCGTCAGAGCCTGAAGGCGACGTCATCGTTCCCAAAGCATCTTACAACTTTGACTGGGACAAGTTTGACGACCCCAACTTCAATCCGTTCGGAAGCGGAGGGACAAAGATTGCCGGCTCCCCCAAAGCGGTGAAAGCTGCCGGTGATGCACCATGTGTGAAGGAAGAGGACAGTCCACCGAAGGCAGACACTGGTGAAGCTGTGGAGGAGTCGAGTAAGAAGGATGACGACGATGCATCAGGAAACATTGAGAC AACTGTCGAGGAGGTGGGTGCAGCTGAAGAGAAGACTGGAGACGTCACACAGGAGAACAAG GTTGATGATGCGAAGATTGTGACTAAGGAACCGGCTGCTACACTTACTGAAGGCAACCCCCCCGAGACTCTTGCGACCCTGGAATATAATGCGCTGCCCCCTAACGTGGGATTAGTGGACTCAGATTTTGGTGCCACCCTTCAGATGGACTTCACGTCCGCGGATGAGTTTGACTTCAAGCCCGCCACCGAGT TGGAAGGATTTGGCCAACCGATAGAAATTGACTATTTGGAGAACTTCGGCTCCTCTTCA TTCAAAGAATCTGCTCTCCGAAAGCAGTCCCTCTACCTGAAATTCGACCCCCTGCTCAGAGAGTCGCCCAAGAAGTCTGCGGCTGCCGGCACGGCCGTAGTGAGCGATGTGCCGCTGAGGAGCGG GACTGAGCTCTTCGGATCTCTTCCTGAACCGTCATTTCCGGTGAATCTGTGCCTTGAAAATGAGGAAAAGCCTAGAGGACTCGATCTCCTGGGGACTTTCACCATCTCT GACAACGCTCCCTTAATTCCAGACCCCATAAACATTGTGCCACCCTCAGACCCTTTCCTGCTGCCGTCTGATGTGGGGGCAATCGTGGAAGTGCTGAAATACAGCCAGATGGACATGGATGGCGCTATAGAGCAAGTCAGGCTGGAG GTTCAAGCGAAAGACTTAGAAGTTGTGGAATGGAAGAATAAACATAAGAAACTTTACTTGGAATATTTAGAAATGGG GAAAATCGTTTCCGAGTTTGAGAGCACAATCACACAGATGCTGG AGGATTCACAAAGACAGAAGGAGCTGAGCAAACAAGAACTGCACAAAGCGGTGGAGGAGAAGCAGCAGGTGCAGATGGACCTCAACTCCATGGAGAAGTCTTTTTCCGAGCTCTTCAAAAGATTTGAGAAGCAGAAGGACGTTCTGGAAGGATATCGCAAG aATGAAGAGGCCCTGAAGAAATGCGTTGAAGATTATCTTGCAAGGATAAAGAAAGAGGAGCAGCGCTATCAGGCCCTCAAGGCCCACGCGGAAGACAAGCTGAACCG AGCTAATGAGGAAATTGCTCAGGTGCGAAGCAAAGCCAAAGGCGAAGCGACCGCTCTGCAGGCCGCACTGCGGAAGGAGCAGATGAAGACGCAGTCCCTAGAGCGCAGCCTGGAGCAGAAG ACAAAAGAAAACGACGAACTGACGAAAATTTGCGATGACCTGATCTTAAAGATGGAGAAGATTTGA